In Deltaproteobacteria bacterium, a single window of DNA contains:
- a CDS encoding N-6 DNA methylase translates to MADFFASCPQEMSGVLELELQSLGFHKTEKINSGVYFETTWEGCYKANLFSRIASRVYKPVLEFIAYDPEQLYSEIRKHDFTKYIHTHQTIAIDSVINDCVLHDQRFVTMKIKDAIVDQFREEKGDRPNVDSKNADLRIHVKGTKNTFWVALDTSGSGLYQRGYRREVGEAPIKENLAAGLIELAGWDKKSTLVDPMCGSGTFLIEAAMMALNIAPGTLRKKFGFQNWLNYKEEVWDKLVTEALDAEKESLDFNLYGYDIDRQVISKAKSNAKLAGVDHVVQFKSETIAVVKAPEEKGMMITNPPYGARIGEEDNLKDVYRDLGYTMKNHFKNWDCWVLSGNKDLILEMKLKSSRRIFVFNGPIECRFLKYTMF, encoded by the coding sequence ATGGCTGATTTTTTTGCTTCCTGCCCTCAAGAGATGTCTGGGGTTTTAGAATTGGAGCTTCAATCTTTAGGATTTCATAAAACCGAAAAAATTAATAGTGGCGTCTATTTTGAAACGACTTGGGAGGGCTGCTACAAGGCTAATCTTTTTTCCCGAATTGCCAGTAGAGTTTACAAGCCTGTTCTCGAGTTTATTGCCTATGACCCAGAACAGCTTTATTCAGAAATTAGAAAACACGATTTTACAAAGTATATCCATACTCATCAAACTATCGCTATAGATTCTGTCATCAATGATTGTGTTTTACATGATCAGAGATTTGTCACTATGAAGATCAAAGATGCTATTGTGGACCAATTTCGTGAAGAAAAAGGTGACCGTCCCAATGTTGATTCAAAAAATGCAGATTTACGAATACATGTGAAGGGAACTAAAAATACTTTTTGGGTCGCTCTAGACACTTCTGGCTCTGGATTATATCAGAGAGGTTACCGACGTGAAGTCGGAGAAGCGCCCATAAAAGAGAATTTAGCTGCAGGTTTAATTGAACTTGCTGGTTGGGATAAAAAAAGCACATTAGTTGATCCCATGTGTGGTTCTGGAACTTTTCTAATCGAAGCGGCGATGATGGCCTTAAATATAGCGCCTGGAACTTTGAGAAAAAAATTTGGATTTCAAAATTGGCTTAACTACAAGGAAGAAGTTTGGGATAAACTTGTCACTGAGGCCCTAGATGCCGAAAAAGAATCTTTAGATTTTAATTTATATGGTTATGATATCGATCGGCAAGTTATCTCAAAAGCAAAAAGTAACGCTAAATTGGCAGGAGTTGATCATGTTGTCCAGTTTAAATCAGAAACGATTGCGGTGGTAAAAGCTCCGGAAGAAAAAGGAATGATGATAACAAATCCTCCTTATGGTGCCAGAATTGGCGAAGAAGACAATCTAAAGGATGTTTATCGAGATTTAGGTTATACGATGAAGAATCACTTTAAAAATTGGGATTGCTGGGTTTTATCAGGAAATAAAGATTTAATTCTAGAAATGAAATTAAAATCAAGTCGTAGAATTTTTGTATTTAATGGTCCTATCGAATGTCGATTTTTAAAATACACCATGTTCTAA